A single window of Rhizobium sp. CCGE531 DNA harbors:
- a CDS encoding 2'-5' RNA ligase family protein, with amino-acid sequence MRIPPIIITARVHPEDLAPFNRLRQENFPPEGNFLEAHVTIFHHLPGQHLVRVRELVAKLIEDRDAPAAVVSGVRHLGAGVAFAIDSPGLLDLRAEMVALFGSWPGPQDLRKWRPHITIQNKAPRAKADALFFQLREGFERRPIRITGIDLSSYLGGPWQHEATVPFKRDEEPK; translated from the coding sequence TTGCGCATTCCGCCCATCATCATCACCGCACGCGTTCACCCTGAAGACCTCGCTCCCTTCAATCGCCTTCGCCAGGAGAACTTCCCTCCCGAAGGGAACTTTCTTGAGGCGCATGTCACGATCTTCCACCATCTTCCGGGACAGCATCTCGTACGCGTACGGGAACTGGTCGCGAAGCTCATCGAGGATCGGGACGCACCAGCGGCGGTTGTAAGCGGTGTGCGCCATCTCGGGGCGGGTGTCGCATTTGCAATCGATAGCCCCGGCCTGCTCGATCTGCGCGCCGAAATGGTTGCGCTCTTCGGATCGTGGCCGGGACCTCAGGACCTGCGGAAGTGGCGACCGCACATCACCATCCAAAATAAAGCTCCGAGAGCGAAGGCGGATGCGCTCTTCTTCCAACTGCGAGAGGGGTTTGAACGGCGGCCGATCAGGATCACCGGAATTGATCTCTCCAGCTATCTCGGCGGCCCGTGGCAGCATGAGGCCACAGTGCCATTCAAACGCGATGAGGAACCCAAGTAG
- the mntR gene encoding manganese-binding transcriptional regulator MntR yields the protein MTKPPATPESRLSSTEVETHVEAFQKSRDDRRTELMEDYVELIADLIEHAGEARQTDIAQRLGVTQPTVAKMLKRLAEENLITQRPYRGVFLTEEGQRLAVATRRRHVVVEAVLCRLGVDPDTARNDAEGIEHHVSEKTLEAFERFLKT from the coding sequence TTGACGAAACCGCCTGCCACCCCGGAAAGCCGTCTTTCTTCAACCGAAGTGGAGACGCATGTCGAGGCCTTTCAAAAAAGCCGCGACGATCGACGTACGGAATTGATGGAAGACTACGTCGAGCTCATCGCCGACCTGATAGAGCATGCCGGAGAGGCACGCCAGACCGATATTGCGCAGAGACTGGGGGTAACGCAGCCGACGGTCGCAAAGATGCTTAAGCGTCTGGCCGAGGAAAACCTGATCACGCAGCGCCCCTATCGCGGCGTCTTCCTGACCGAGGAAGGTCAGCGCCTGGCGGTTGCGACCCGGCGACGGCACGTGGTTGTTGAAGCCGTCCTCTGCCGTCTCGGCGTCGATCCCGACACCGCACGAAATGATGCCGAGGGCATCGAACACCATGTCAGCGAAAAGACCCTCGAAGCGTTTGAACGCTTTTTGAAGACGTGA
- a CDS encoding LLM class flavin-dependent oxidoreductase yields the protein MSSNCEFLWYIPNDVNPGHRGDTAVENHNSLETLTSHAKALEDHGWKGALIGTGWGRPDTFTVAAALVVRTTTFEPLIAIRPGYWRPAHFASAAATLDQLSGGRVRVNIVSGRDNLAAYGDSEGDQAHRYGRTKEFMRLTRKLWTEENVSYEGEHFRVNDSTAAPRIQPRGDRLHPKLYFGGASNAAERVSATEADVQLFWGEPLADIGERISRLKAMSRELDRDLPPLEFGLRITTLVRDTTEQAWADAEAKVAEMAGGTGARWSDHRQSVAVGQKRLFDLAARGDVLDDNLYTAPGKFGGGGAGTTWLVGSAEDVARSLRKYRDLGITHFVLSDTPYLPEIKRQGEQLLPLLREHVSA from the coding sequence TCCCTAACGACGTTAACCCGGGCCATCGCGGCGACACCGCCGTCGAAAACCACAACAGCCTGGAGACGCTGACTAGCCACGCCAAGGCGCTGGAGGACCACGGCTGGAAGGGCGCGCTCATCGGCACCGGATGGGGCCGCCCCGACACATTCACCGTCGCGGCTGCCCTTGTCGTTCGCACCACCACGTTCGAGCCGCTGATCGCGATCCGCCCCGGCTATTGGCGACCGGCACATTTCGCCTCCGCCGCCGCGACGCTGGATCAACTCAGCGGCGGCCGCGTGCGCGTCAACATCGTATCAGGCAGGGATAATCTTGCCGCCTATGGCGATAGCGAGGGCGACCAGGCGCATCGCTATGGTCGCACCAAGGAGTTCATGCGGCTCACCCGCAAGCTCTGGACGGAGGAGAACGTCTCCTATGAGGGCGAGCATTTTCGCGTGAACGATTCCACGGCCGCCCCACGCATCCAGCCTCGTGGTGATCGCCTGCATCCCAAACTCTATTTCGGCGGCGCCTCGAATGCGGCGGAGCGCGTTTCCGCCACGGAGGCCGATGTCCAGCTCTTCTGGGGCGAGCCGCTCGCCGACATCGGCGAACGGATCAGCCGGCTCAAGGCAATGAGCAGAGAGCTCGATCGCGATCTTCCGCCTCTGGAGTTCGGGCTGCGCATCACGACTCTGGTTCGCGACACGACGGAGCAGGCCTGGGCCGATGCCGAGGCGAAGGTTGCGGAAATGGCCGGAGGCACCGGAGCTCGCTGGAGCGATCATCGGCAATCGGTCGCCGTCGGCCAGAAGCGGCTGTTCGATCTCGCCGCGCGCGGCGACGTGCTCGATGACAATCTCTATACCGCGCCGGGCAAATTCGGCGGCGGAGGGGCGGGCACCACCTGGTTGGTCGGCTCGGCCGAAGATGTCGCCCGTTCGCTGCGCAAATATCGCGATCTGGGCATCACGCATTTCGTCCTCTCGGACACGCCCTATCTCCCGGAAATCAAACGACAGGGCGAGCAATTATTGCCGCTCCTGCGCGAGCACGTTTCGGCATGA
- a CDS encoding mechanosensitive ion channel domain-containing protein — translation MEDQTTNVVVATRTALDQASALAVHYGFSLLGAIILLIGGWILAGIISRSAYRVISRIRGIDETLASFFQNLLHYSLLILVFITVLGQFGVQTASIIAALGAAGLAVGLALQGTLQNIAAGIMLLILRPFRVGEYIETVNVKGYIRDIGLFATEMKTADGLYLMAPNSTLWNTPIINYSREPDRRQELSVALGENADIDLARKTILDVLKADQRIRNAPASKVYLDDLAIDQTVLNIEYWTITASWTDVRHDVVSRLKARLVGPDITVKSPTEPTGPAD, via the coding sequence ATGGAAGATCAAACGACCAATGTCGTCGTCGCTACCCGGACGGCGCTCGACCAGGCCTCGGCACTTGCCGTCCACTATGGCTTCTCGCTTCTCGGCGCGATCATTCTCCTGATCGGCGGCTGGATTCTCGCCGGCATTATCAGCCGCTCCGCCTATCGCGTCATCTCGCGTATTCGCGGCATCGACGAAACCCTGGCGAGTTTCTTCCAGAACCTCCTGCACTACAGCCTGCTGATACTGGTCTTCATCACCGTTCTTGGACAATTCGGCGTTCAGACCGCCTCCATCATCGCCGCTCTCGGTGCTGCCGGCCTGGCGGTCGGCCTGGCGCTGCAAGGCACGCTGCAAAACATCGCGGCCGGCATCATGCTGTTGATCCTGCGGCCATTCCGGGTCGGCGAATATATCGAGACGGTCAACGTCAAAGGCTACATCAGGGATATCGGCCTCTTCGCAACGGAGATGAAAACGGCGGACGGCCTCTATCTCATGGCACCGAACTCCACGCTCTGGAATACCCCCATAATCAACTACAGCCGCGAACCGGATCGCCGTCAGGAATTGTCCGTTGCCTTGGGCGAAAATGCCGACATCGACCTTGCCCGAAAGACCATCCTCGACGTCTTGAAGGCGGATCAGCGCATCAGGAACGCTCCCGCGTCGAAGGTCTATCTCGACGATCTGGCCATCGACCAAACCGTCTTGAACATCGAATATTGGACAATCACCGCGTCATGGACAGATGTTCGGCACGATGTCGTGTCAAGACTGAAGGCCCGGCTTGTCGGGCCTGACATCACGGTCAAGTCACCCACCGAGCCTACGGGGCCGGCCGATTGA
- a CDS encoding LysR family transcriptional regulator, which produces MIMRRRLIPDIVNLQAFECAARHQNFSRAAEELNLTQSAVSRQISDLEQQTGLKLFERVRQRVVLSEAGLRLLPEVKDLLLRSERLMIGAVAAGQMKLSLKVATLPTFGTRWLVPRLGRFLEEHRDVAVTVESRSKPFSFDEDNFDLAIHYGLPAWAGAVATFLCSETVLPVAGRQLAGRLDLGGPEDLSHAPLLHLTTRPKLWAQWFDLQKLPAENAYPGARFDQFSMIIAAAISGLGVALLPTYLIEEELKTGTLLPLFDLPMPTENSYYVVMPEKKQTNETATLFQDWLLSEVTPQRQA; this is translated from the coding sequence ATGATCATGCGTCGACGCCTCATCCCTGACATCGTCAATCTGCAGGCATTCGAATGCGCCGCGCGCCATCAGAATTTTTCGCGCGCCGCCGAAGAGCTCAATCTTACCCAAAGCGCCGTCAGCCGCCAGATCAGCGATCTGGAGCAGCAGACGGGTCTAAAGCTGTTCGAACGCGTCCGCCAGCGTGTCGTGCTCTCTGAGGCCGGGCTTCGGCTGCTGCCGGAGGTCAAGGACCTGCTCCTGCGTTCGGAGCGGCTGATGATCGGCGCCGTTGCCGCCGGCCAGATGAAATTGTCGCTGAAGGTCGCGACCTTGCCAACCTTCGGCACGCGCTGGCTGGTACCCCGCCTCGGCCGATTTCTCGAGGAGCACCGTGATGTCGCCGTCACCGTGGAATCGCGCTCCAAACCCTTCAGTTTCGATGAGGACAATTTCGATCTCGCCATTCACTATGGCTTGCCGGCCTGGGCCGGAGCGGTCGCGACGTTTCTTTGCAGCGAGACCGTCCTTCCCGTCGCCGGCCGGCAACTGGCCGGGCGGCTCGATCTCGGCGGTCCGGAGGATCTATCGCATGCGCCGCTGCTGCATCTGACCACACGCCCGAAGCTCTGGGCGCAATGGTTCGACCTGCAGAAACTGCCGGCCGAAAACGCCTATCCCGGCGCGCGCTTCGACCAATTTTCCATGATCATCGCCGCGGCAATTTCCGGGCTCGGTGTCGCGCTTCTGCCTACCTATCTGATCGAAGAGGAGTTGAAGACGGGCACGCTCCTGCCGCTGTTCGATCTGCCGATGCCGACCGAGAACAGCTATTATGTTGTCATGCCGGAAAAGAAGCAGACGAACGAGACTGCGACATTGTTCCAGGATTGGCTGTTGAGCGAGGTCACGCCTCAGAGACAAGCTTGA
- a CDS encoding sensor domain-containing diguanylate cyclase has translation MNAQDLSSTVFDLAPVAMWLEDFSGVKEQFELWRAESVTDLRSYLLADVQRVAACSQRIRLLAVNAKTLELFEAPSFEVLAGGVSRIFRDEMLQSHVNELVALWEGRTEFSGTTVNYSLGGRRLDIQLRGVILPGHETSWNRLLLTTEDVTAREEARRLEERQRRYAEALFEHSPVSLWVEDFSRIKILLDEIRDRGIVDFQVFLDVHPEFVQQCMSEISVLDVNQATLDLFCAADRQTLYHRIGDVFRDDMEKHFRGQLVELWNGRLFHQREVLNYALDGSDRHVLLQFSVFPGYEDDWSLVQVALTDITARKKAEAYLEYLGKHDVLTRLFNRAFYMDELNRLERKSLRPVSAIILDLNALKEANDESGHDAGDALLRRMGEVLNSVVSLPNHAARIGGDEFAILMPGADDVTAAAMVETINELLKINNQFYSSAPLSVSIGVATSQPGETMESMIKRADLGMYEQKKAHYAAAATMGAHQAKHGA, from the coding sequence ATGAACGCCCAGGATCTTAGCAGCACCGTTTTCGACCTCGCCCCCGTCGCCATGTGGCTGGAGGATTTCAGCGGCGTCAAGGAGCAATTCGAACTCTGGCGCGCGGAAAGCGTGACGGACCTGCGCTCATATTTGCTTGCCGACGTCCAGCGCGTCGCGGCCTGCTCGCAAAGGATCAGGCTCCTTGCCGTCAATGCCAAGACGCTGGAACTCTTCGAAGCGCCGTCCTTCGAGGTGCTGGCCGGCGGGGTTTCCAGGATATTCCGGGACGAGATGCTGCAAAGCCATGTGAACGAGCTGGTGGCTCTCTGGGAAGGCAGGACCGAGTTTTCCGGCACGACGGTCAATTATTCGCTTGGTGGCAGAAGGCTCGATATCCAGCTTCGCGGCGTCATTCTGCCGGGGCATGAGACATCCTGGAACAGGTTGCTGCTGACCACGGAGGATGTGACGGCACGCGAGGAAGCAAGGCGCCTGGAGGAACGGCAGCGCCGCTATGCGGAGGCTTTATTCGAGCATTCGCCGGTGTCCCTATGGGTCGAGGACTTCAGCCGTATCAAGATCTTGCTCGACGAAATCCGTGATCGCGGCATTGTCGACTTTCAGGTATTTCTCGACGTGCATCCGGAATTCGTACAGCAATGTATGAGCGAGATCAGCGTGCTCGATGTCAACCAGGCGACGCTCGACCTCTTCTGCGCCGCCGATCGCCAGACCCTGTACCACCGGATCGGCGACGTGTTCCGCGACGATATGGAAAAGCATTTTCGCGGCCAGTTGGTGGAATTGTGGAACGGACGGCTCTTTCATCAACGCGAAGTGCTGAACTATGCGCTCGACGGATCGGATCGCCACGTTCTCCTGCAGTTTTCCGTCTTTCCCGGTTATGAGGACGACTGGTCGCTGGTGCAAGTGGCACTCACCGACATTACCGCGCGCAAAAAGGCGGAAGCCTATCTCGAATATCTCGGTAAGCACGATGTACTGACCAGGCTTTTCAACCGCGCCTTCTATATGGACGAACTCAACAGGCTGGAGCGCAAATCGCTTCGACCGGTCTCGGCCATCATCCTCGATCTCAACGCCCTCAAGGAGGCTAACGACGAGAGCGGGCACGACGCCGGCGACGCATTGCTGCGCCGGATGGGCGAGGTGCTGAACAGCGTCGTATCCTTGCCGAACCACGCCGCCCGCATCGGCGGCGACGAGTTTGCCATTCTCATGCCCGGCGCGGACGACGTCACGGCTGCCGCGATGGTTGAGACGATCAACGAACTGCTGAAGATCAACAATCAGTTCTATTCCAGCGCGCCGCTCAGCGTCTCCATCGGCGTTGCGACGAGCCAGCCCGGCGAGACCATGGAATCCATGATCAAGCGCGCGGATCTCGGCATGTACGAGCAGAAGAAGGCCCATTACGCCGCGGCCGCCACCATGGGCGCACATCAGGCAAAGCACGGCGCTTGA